One Clostridiaceae bacterium DNA segment encodes these proteins:
- the hslO gene encoding Hsp33 family molecular chaperone HslO, with product MSDYIIRATAAEGTVRAIGAVTTEIVREAQKIHNLSLTASVALGRTLTGGALLSQTLKGDKDVITIQIKGNGPLGGIVVVSDSKANVKGYVDNPDTETFINQKGKLKIAAAVGTEGYVNVIKDLGLREPYNGYVRLVSGEIAEDFAFYLTVSEQIPSVVSLGVLIDKDGSILNSGGFLIQVMPDVKNETIDIIEEKTASIPPVTELLSQGKSMQDILDMILGSTGLEIHEINECKYLCNCSRERMERNLVSLGEVEILDMVKEQHGAELVCHFCNKKYYFTEEELLNLVKGINEK from the coding sequence ATGAGTGATTACATTATTAGAGCTACAGCAGCAGAAGGTACTGTAAGAGCAATTGGGGCAGTTACAACTGAAATTGTAAGGGAAGCTCAAAAGATCCATAATCTTAGCCTTACGGCATCAGTTGCATTGGGAAGGACATTAACTGGCGGAGCATTATTATCCCAGACTTTAAAAGGGGATAAAGATGTTATAACTATTCAGATAAAAGGAAATGGACCTTTGGGAGGAATAGTTGTAGTATCTGATTCTAAAGCTAATGTAAAAGGTTATGTTGATAATCCAGATACAGAAACTTTTATAAACCAAAAAGGTAAACTGAAAATAGCTGCAGCCGTGGGAACAGAAGGTTACGTAAATGTGATCAAGGATTTAGGCTTAAGAGAACCGTATAATGGGTATGTAAGACTGGTTTCGGGAGAAATAGCAGAAGATTTTGCATTTTATTTGACTGTTTCAGAGCAGATTCCGTCAGTGGTTTCACTAGGAGTTCTGATAGATAAAGATGGGAGTATTTTAAACTCCGGAGGATTTCTTATACAGGTTATGCCGGACGTAAAAAATGAAACAATAGATATTATAGAAGAAAAAACAGCCTCTATTCCTCCGGTTACTGAACTATTATCTCAGGGAAAAAGTATGCAGGATATTTTAGACATGATTTTGGGGAGCACGGGGCTGGAGATACATGAGATAAATGAATGCAAATATTTGTGCAACTGTTCGAGGGAAAGAATGGAGAGGAATCTTGTGAGCCTTGGCGAAGTAGAAATTCTAGATATGGTGAAAGAACAGCATGGAGCAGAATTAGTGTGCCATTTCTGTAACAAGAAATACTATTTCACAGAAGAAGAGTTGCTAAATTTGGTAAAAGGTATTAATGAGAAATAA
- a CDS encoding GntR family transcriptional regulator encodes MDLDIKIDKQSTSPIYKQVIEQITIAVRNGVLKSGDKLPPERELALQLDVARGTIKRAYEELERNKVIEVIQGSGSFVSKEQDVVEESRKERAIKLIDQMLDELESLKFTYREISTFINLRIREREEGLKKVRVATIDCNPEALSIFMRQLSYIKNLELSRFLLDDVLSYKKSVDILKWFDIIITTSNHYHDLCREMPELTNRIIQAAVSLSRQTIIDLATIPEDENICILCTSDMFLNIIREHLKGFNIDLSKTYHVFEKDMDYLQDTLRNCTTLIVPPGFFVEKGEYLIEIISGFKEKGGKIINFEYQIERGSMMYIEEQISNALNNKGSAGTVLLNPFG; translated from the coding sequence ATGGATTTAGATATAAAAATTGATAAACAAAGTACAAGTCCGATTTATAAACAAGTCATTGAACAAATAACTATAGCTGTCAGAAATGGAGTTCTAAAGTCCGGCGATAAGCTCCCTCCTGAACGAGAACTGGCCCTTCAGCTGGATGTCGCAAGGGGAACCATTAAAAGAGCATATGAGGAACTAGAAAGAAATAAAGTTATTGAAGTAATTCAAGGAAGTGGAAGTTTTGTCTCCAAAGAACAGGATGTAGTTGAAGAAAGCAGAAAAGAGAGGGCAATAAAGCTCATTGACCAGATGCTGGACGAACTCGAATCTCTAAAATTTACATATCGTGAAATATCTACGTTTATTAATTTACGTATAAGAGAAAGAGAAGAAGGGCTTAAGAAGGTAAGAGTGGCTACAATTGATTGCAATCCGGAAGCCCTGTCAATTTTTATGAGGCAATTATCATATATTAAGAATTTAGAACTTTCCAGATTTTTACTTGATGATGTTTTATCATATAAAAAATCAGTGGATATATTAAAATGGTTTGACATTATAATTACTACTTCAAACCACTATCACGATTTATGCAGGGAAATGCCGGAGCTGACCAATAGAATAATACAGGCGGCTGTATCCCTGAGCAGGCAAACCATTATTGATCTTGCTACCATACCTGAGGATGAAAATATTTGTATATTGTGTACCAGTGATATGTTCTTAAATATTATTAGAGAGCACCTCAAAGGTTTTAATATTGATCTTAGTAAGACATACCACGTTTTTGAAAAAGATATGGATTACTTGCAAGATACACTGAGAAACTGCACTACACTGATAGTGCCTCCTGGCTTTTTTGTGGAAAAGGGAGAATACCTTATTGAAATAATTAGCGGTTTCAAGGAAAAAGGGGGAAAAATAATTAATTTTGAGTACCAGATTGAACGGGGTTCAATGATGTACATAGAAGAACAAATATCAAATGCGTTAAACAATAAAGGAAGCGCAGGGACGGTTCTCTTGAATCCCTTCGGATAA
- a CDS encoding methylaspartate mutase subunit S, which yields MNGKTIVMGVIGSDVHAVGNKILELCFRQAGFNVVNLGVMVSQEEFIKAAIETAADAIIVSSLYGHGEIDCRGLREKCDEAGLEGIPLYVGGNLVIGKQPFETVEKKFKAMGFNRVYPPGTSPEISIADLKKDLGVA from the coding sequence ATGAATGGAAAGACTATTGTTATGGGTGTAATAGGTTCTGATGTACATGCTGTCGGGAACAAAATACTTGAGCTTTGTTTCAGACAGGCAGGTTTTAATGTAGTAAACCTGGGAGTCATGGTTTCTCAGGAAGAATTTATAAAAGCAGCAATTGAGACAGCAGCAGATGCAATTATCGTATCATCTCTTTACGGTCATGGAGAGATTGATTGCAGGGGATTAAGAGAAAAATGTGATGAAGCGGGTCTGGAGGGAATTCCTCTTTATGTTGGTGGCAATCTGGTAATAGGAAAGCAACCTTTTGAAACTGTAGAAAAAAAATTCAAAGCAATGGGTTTCAATAGAGTGTATCCACCTGGAACCTCTCCTGAAATCAGTATCGCTGATCTGAAAAAAGATTTGGGAGTTGCCTGA
- a CDS encoding MutL protein: MKPILLIDFGSTYTKVTSVDVQSEKILGTAESFTTASSDISQGLEAAVRILEQKTGKIEYEYKFACSSAAGGLKMVTIGLVPDLTAEAARRAALSAGAKVAGVFSFELDQEELDEIQVIKPDIVLLTGGTDGGNKSTILHNAEKLSVVEGDFAIVVAGNKSVASKVRDILLSSGKEVRVCQNVMPEFGKLNIEPARDAIRDLFLQRIIKAKGLTKVQQLIEGILMPTPLAVLKAVHVLSTGYHNEDGLGDILAVDVGGATTDVYSICDGKPTRAGVVMKGLPEPFAKRTVEGDLGVRYGSASLTEVVGIETIAGISGLSVEDTRCCLDEINANPGLLPGNNEKLARLDFGLSSLAIKEAVNRHAGYIQEIYTPMGLLYTQTGKDLTDVRTVIGTGGVIINSKRPLEIMKNVLYDPDTPEILKPVNADIYIDAGYILAAMGILSERYPEIAVRIIKRELEMIS; the protein is encoded by the coding sequence ATGAAACCGATACTTTTAATCGACTTCGGCAGTACGTATACGAAAGTCACTTCTGTTGATGTACAATCGGAAAAAATACTGGGAACTGCAGAATCATTTACTACAGCCAGTTCAGATATAAGCCAGGGACTTGAAGCAGCTGTTCGCATATTGGAACAAAAAACCGGCAAGATAGAGTACGAATACAAATTTGCCTGCAGTAGTGCTGCCGGTGGACTTAAAATGGTTACCATAGGCCTTGTTCCTGACCTTACTGCAGAAGCTGCAAGACGTGCCGCCCTAAGTGCAGGTGCGAAAGTAGCAGGTGTGTTTTCTTTTGAATTAGATCAGGAAGAATTGGATGAGATACAGGTAATTAAGCCAGATATAGTACTTCTAACAGGAGGAACAGACGGAGGGAACAAGAGCACCATACTGCATAATGCAGAAAAATTGTCTGTTGTAGAAGGAGATTTCGCCATAGTCGTAGCAGGTAATAAAAGCGTTGCTTCTAAAGTCAGGGATATACTGCTTTCATCAGGGAAAGAAGTCAGAGTCTGCCAGAATGTTATGCCTGAATTTGGGAAATTAAATATAGAGCCAGCCAGAGATGCTATAAGGGATTTATTTCTACAAAGGATTATTAAGGCAAAAGGTCTCACGAAAGTACAACAACTGATAGAAGGCATACTAATGCCAACTCCTTTGGCTGTGTTGAAGGCTGTTCATGTTTTATCCACCGGATATCACAATGAAGATGGATTAGGAGATATTCTTGCCGTTGATGTGGGCGGAGCTACAACAGACGTATATTCAATTTGTGATGGAAAACCTACACGGGCAGGCGTGGTGATGAAAGGACTTCCAGAACCTTTTGCAAAGAGGACTGTAGAGGGAGATCTTGGAGTAAGATATGGGTCTGCCAGTTTGACAGAGGTAGTTGGAATAGAAACTATCGCAGGGATATCAGGTCTAAGTGTAGAAGATACCCGATGTTGCCTGGATGAAATAAATGCTAATCCCGGTTTACTGCCCGGGAATAATGAAAAACTTGCCAGATTAGATTTTGGATTATCCTCGTTGGCTATCAAAGAAGCCGTTAACAGACATGCGGGATATATCCAGGAAATATACACCCCCATGGGGCTTTTATACACACAAACAGGAAAGGATCTTACTGATGTAAGGACGGTAATTGGTACCGGAGGAGTAATAATTAACAGCAAAAGACCTTTGGAAATTATGAAGAATGTCTTGTACGATCCTGATACGCCTGAAATATTAAAGCCCGTTAATGCTGATATATATATTGATGCCGGATACATACTTGCAGCCATGGGGATTTTGTCTGAGAGGTATCCTGAAATTGCCGTCAGAATTATTAAGAGAGAATTGGAGATGATTTCATGA
- a CDS encoding methylaspartate mutase subunit E, translating to MKVVNKKLDEEIFTKLRLEVLNQWPTGREVNFDEAVEYHKKIPRKKVFAYRLEKARKSSETLIQPRAGVALTDEHIELLKFLEEQGEADLLPTTIDSYTRQNRYEEAEKGMEESMIKGRSLLNGYPAVNQGIKNCRRINESVNLPVQVRHGTPDARLLAEISIAGGFTAFEGGGISYNIPYAKNASVEKTIYDWQYVDRLVGLYEEAGVSINREPFGPLTGTLVPPCISHAVAIIESLLAAEQGVKSITVGYGQCGNLIQDVAAVKTLEKLTEEYLHMFGYKNVTITTVFHQWMGGFPQDEAKAFGVISWGAAAAALSGATKVIVKSPHEALGIPTKEANAAGLRATKQLITMLRDQKMPLTNELEKEMEIIIEETRCILNRVYELGEGDIAIGTVRAFEAGVIDVPFAPSKYNMGKVLPARDNNGAVRLLDCGNIPFSKDIIDFHKAKIEERAKYEKREVSFQMVIDDIYAIGKGYLVGRPR from the coding sequence ATGAAAGTGGTTAATAAAAAGCTGGATGAGGAGATTTTTACCAAGCTGCGCCTGGAAGTACTGAACCAGTGGCCTACAGGCAGAGAAGTAAATTTTGATGAAGCTGTAGAATACCATAAAAAAATTCCCCGTAAAAAAGTATTTGCCTACCGTTTAGAAAAAGCCAGAAAAAGCAGTGAAACTCTTATACAACCAAGGGCTGGTGTAGCATTAACCGATGAGCATATTGAACTCCTTAAATTCCTTGAAGAGCAGGGAGAAGCAGATTTATTACCTACAACCATAGACAGCTATACCAGGCAGAACAGATATGAAGAAGCAGAAAAAGGAATGGAAGAAAGCATGATAAAGGGAAGATCCCTTTTAAATGGATATCCTGCAGTCAACCAGGGTATAAAGAACTGCAGACGAATAAATGAATCAGTGAATCTGCCTGTCCAGGTTAGACATGGTACCCCTGATGCAAGACTGCTTGCGGAAATATCTATTGCCGGGGGTTTTACAGCCTTCGAAGGGGGCGGCATATCATATAATATTCCTTATGCTAAAAATGCATCTGTTGAAAAAACAATATACGACTGGCAGTATGTGGACAGACTTGTAGGATTGTATGAAGAAGCAGGAGTATCAATCAACAGAGAACCTTTCGGCCCTTTAACAGGTACTTTGGTCCCGCCCTGTATCTCTCATGCGGTAGCGATTATAGAAAGCCTGTTGGCAGCAGAACAGGGTGTAAAAAGTATTACTGTCGGTTATGGACAATGTGGAAATCTGATACAGGATGTGGCGGCTGTAAAAACATTAGAAAAACTCACAGAAGAATATTTGCATATGTTTGGCTACAAAAATGTAACAATAACCACTGTATTTCATCAATGGATGGGCGGATTCCCGCAGGATGAGGCTAAAGCTTTCGGTGTTATTTCCTGGGGAGCCGCTGCGGCAGCATTATCAGGAGCTACTAAGGTTATTGTTAAGTCACCTCATGAAGCCTTGGGTATACCTACCAAGGAGGCAAATGCAGCAGGACTTAGGGCTACAAAACAGCTGATAACCATGCTGAGGGATCAGAAAATGCCTTTAACCAATGAATTAGAGAAAGAAATGGAGATAATAATTGAGGAAACCAGGTGCATATTAAACAGGGTATATGAACTTGGTGAGGGTGATATTGCCATCGGTACTGTAAGAGCTTTTGAAGCAGGGGTGATTGATGTGCCTTTTGCTCCAAGCAAGTATAATATGGGGAAAGTACTTCCCGCGAGAGACAACAACGGAGCTGTACGTCTTCTGGATTGTGGCAATATACCTTTCAGCAAAGACATTATCGACTTCCACAAGGCAAAAATAGAAGAAAGGGCAAAATATGAAAAAAGGGAAGTTAGCTTTCAGATGGTTATAGATGATATATATGCTATTGGAAAAGGTTACCTGGTAGGCCGCCCCAGATAG
- a CDS encoding methylaspartate ammonia-lyase yields MKIVDIVCAKGRTGFFFDDQRAIKKGAIPDGETYKGEPVTPGFTAVRQAGESISVMLVLEDGQIAYGDCAAVQYSGAGGRDPLFLAEDFIPVIEKYVTPCLIGKELDSFRQLAVEVDQIVNPATGNKLHTAIRYGVTQAVLDAVAKAQRKLMTEVVASEYGTEVSDREIPIFTQSGDERYNNVDKMIIKGAQVLPHGLINNVSTKLGEKGELLLKYVKWLKDRIIQLKPYEDYTPVIHIDVYGTIGIAFNNDYDMMENYLAELGKVAAPFKLRIEGPIDVEEREGQMLALKELTERIDKRGINVQIVADEWCNTLEDIKYFADNRAGHMIQIKTPDLGGINNTVEAVLYCKEKGVGAYQGGTCNETDRSAQVCVHLAMATKPDQILAKPGMGVDEGLMIVYNEMQRILALRNRINRNKE; encoded by the coding sequence ATGAAAATCGTTGATATAGTTTGTGCAAAAGGGCGTACAGGGTTTTTTTTCGACGATCAGAGAGCCATTAAAAAAGGTGCCATACCTGATGGAGAAACATATAAAGGAGAGCCGGTTACACCGGGATTTACAGCAGTAAGGCAAGCAGGTGAATCAATATCAGTTATGCTTGTTTTGGAAGATGGACAGATAGCTTACGGAGATTGTGCGGCAGTTCAATACTCAGGAGCAGGAGGAAGGGATCCGCTTTTTCTTGCAGAAGATTTTATTCCTGTTATTGAAAAATATGTAACTCCATGCTTGATAGGAAAAGAACTGGACAGCTTCAGGCAGCTTGCAGTAGAAGTGGACCAGATAGTAAATCCCGCTACAGGCAATAAACTTCATACCGCCATACGCTATGGCGTAACCCAGGCAGTACTGGATGCAGTAGCAAAGGCTCAAAGAAAGCTAATGACAGAGGTTGTCGCTTCAGAATACGGAACAGAGGTCTCTGACAGAGAGATACCAATTTTTACACAATCCGGCGATGAAAGGTATAATAATGTTGATAAGATGATTATCAAAGGTGCTCAGGTTCTTCCCCATGGATTAATTAACAATGTCTCAACAAAACTGGGTGAGAAGGGTGAACTTCTTTTAAAATATGTTAAGTGGCTTAAAGACAGAATAATACAATTAAAGCCTTATGAGGATTATACTCCTGTAATTCATATAGATGTTTATGGAACAATCGGCATTGCATTCAATAATGATTACGATATGATGGAGAACTATCTTGCTGAACTGGGAAAAGTGGCTGCACCTTTTAAGCTGCGCATAGAAGGGCCTATTGATGTGGAAGAACGTGAAGGCCAAATGCTTGCTCTTAAAGAATTAACAGAAAGAATAGATAAAAGAGGTATCAACGTACAGATTGTAGCAGATGAATGGTGCAACACTCTTGAAGATATCAAATATTTTGCGGATAACAGAGCAGGGCATATGATCCAGATTAAAACACCCGATCTTGGCGGTATTAATAATACTGTTGAAGCAGTGCTTTACTGTAAGGAAAAAGGTGTAGGAGCTTATCAGGGAGGAACCTGCAATGAAACAGACCGCTCAGCACAGGTATGCGTACATCTTGCTATGGCCACAAAACCAGATCAGATTCTTGCAAAACCTGGAATGGGTGTGGATGAAGGATTGATGATAGTTTATAATGAGATGCAAAGAATTCTTGCACTAAGGAATCGGATTAATCGGAATAAGGAGTGA
- a CDS encoding DUF1446 domain-containing protein, translating to MEELKVLSPTGILGYGFPMASFEKGMEKHPDVIAVDAGSTDPGPYYLGAGVSFTDRNAVKRDLEILIPAAIEEDIPLIIGSAGGSGGNPHLEWNLEIIKEIAEEKGLSFKLAVIRAEIDKGYVVEMLRKGKVTPLHPAPDITEDELEKTTRIVGQMGLEPIVKALDESARVILAGRAYDPSVFAAMAVKRGYDKGLALHMGKILECACIAAVPGSGSDCMIGYLGKDYFIVEPLNPARKCTTLSVAAHTLYEKTNPYILPGPGGVLDLTNTKFEQYTDNAVKVSGSRFIPSESYTIKLEGVKKTGYRTVSIAGTRDPIAISKIDDIISGVKERVDDNFKDAKFEYFLDFKVYGKSGVMGALEPEEKVAGHELGIIIEAVAESQEIANTICSFARSTMLHYGYEGRISTAGNLAFPYSPSDFKAGEVYVFNVYHIVQVEDPCELFPMEIIEMGGGKR from the coding sequence ATGGAAGAGTTAAAGGTTTTATCCCCAACAGGTATACTGGGTTATGGATTTCCTATGGCATCCTTTGAAAAGGGAATGGAGAAACATCCCGATGTTATAGCCGTAGATGCGGGGTCAACTGATCCCGGGCCATATTATTTAGGCGCAGGCGTATCTTTTACCGACAGAAATGCAGTAAAGAGGGATCTTGAAATATTAATTCCCGCAGCAATTGAAGAAGATATTCCCCTGATAATAGGTTCTGCAGGGGGAAGCGGCGGTAACCCACACTTGGAATGGAATCTTGAAATTATAAAGGAAATTGCTGAAGAAAAAGGATTAAGCTTTAAATTAGCAGTTATCAGAGCAGAGATTGATAAGGGATATGTAGTTGAAATGTTAAGAAAAGGGAAAGTTACTCCTTTGCATCCTGCACCGGACATCACCGAAGATGAGCTTGAGAAAACCACCAGAATTGTTGGACAGATGGGCTTGGAGCCTATTGTGAAAGCACTGGATGAAAGCGCCCGGGTCATACTTGCAGGCAGGGCATATGATCCCTCAGTGTTTGCTGCTATGGCGGTAAAAAGAGGATATGATAAAGGTTTGGCTTTACATATGGGAAAAATTCTTGAATGTGCCTGTATCGCAGCTGTACCTGGCAGCGGGAGTGACTGCATGATTGGGTATCTTGGAAAGGACTATTTTATTGTGGAACCTCTTAATCCTGCAAGAAAATGTACCACTCTTTCTGTTGCAGCCCACACGCTGTATGAAAAAACAAATCCTTATATTCTGCCAGGCCCTGGAGGAGTTCTGGATTTAACCAATACAAAGTTTGAACAATATACAGATAATGCTGTCAAAGTTTCAGGAAGCAGATTTATTCCTTCTGAAAGCTACACTATAAAACTTGAAGGAGTAAAGAAAACCGGCTACAGGACGGTATCAATTGCAGGGACTAGAGACCCTATAGCCATAAGTAAAATTGATGATATAATTTCTGGAGTAAAAGAAAGAGTCGACGATAATTTCAAAGATGCTAAATTTGAATATTTCCTGGATTTCAAAGTGTACGGGAAATCAGGAGTTATGGGTGCTTTAGAGCCTGAAGAGAAGGTAGCAGGTCATGAACTAGGAATTATTATTGAAGCTGTAGCCGAGAGCCAGGAAATTGCCAATACAATATGCAGTTTTGCCCGTTCCACCATGCTGCACTATGGATATGAAGGCAGGATATCAACGGCAGGCAATCTGGCATTTCCATATTCACCTTCAGATTTTAAGGCTGGAGAAGTGTATGTATTTAATGTATATCACATTGTTCAGGTGGAGGACCCCTGTGAACTGTTCCCTATGGAGATTATTGAGATGGGAGGCGGAAAAAGGTGA
- a CDS encoding DUF4387 domain-containing protein — MKVRLIDIAEVIRSKNSGPYELTFDIIFKDWDMFYKVCNAKAINKKLISGLYGISEEQVINIIEFIPAKAIKATIVRPIASGELGETDVYGAQQHAPLLNLVLEV, encoded by the coding sequence GTGAAAGTAAGGCTGATTGACATTGCAGAGGTTATACGAAGTAAAAATTCCGGCCCTTATGAACTTACATTTGATATAATATTTAAAGATTGGGATATGTTTTATAAAGTATGTAATGCAAAGGCAATTAATAAAAAATTAATAAGCGGCTTATACGGAATATCTGAAGAACAGGTTATAAACATAATTGAATTTATACCTGCGAAAGCCATAAAAGCTACTATTGTCAGGCCTATTGCTTCCGGAGAGCTGGGAGAAACCGATGTTTACGGTGCACAGCAACATGCTCCTTTATTAAACCTTGTACTGGAAGTATAA
- a CDS encoding alanine-tRNA synthetase second additional domain-containing protein: protein MSATPIHETLMYAVYFAPRGKKRLLGLGNQLAQRHLSALDKLIGFIGDAGAGKSLLIKGMFPGLELTNDDEGINVRPLPLLKNLDKGFFSSHTYHVDVRFESAFTQMHVLVDAIKRAIEQDKRVIVEHFDIIYPHLGLNAEVLIGIGEEVIVTRPNIFGPQPKDIADIVYKSIKYRRMAHTAEDLTCKILEEKFGFPHAQNHSDVKHGFVLEFSEKPEIDLELLERLVKKYIEDEVDISFMDENHIRIGENEKFHCTGPRIHVRNTGEIINFRLLKEFKYDPISRQYALVGLVGSEKSVDIGDLNKIVLLSAMRKCNKI from the coding sequence ATGTCGGCTACTCCTATACATGAAACACTTATGTACGCTGTATATTTTGCTCCAAGAGGGAAAAAGCGGCTTTTGGGGTTAGGAAACCAGCTTGCTCAGAGGCATCTAAGTGCTTTGGATAAGCTTATAGGATTCATAGGAGATGCGGGAGCAGGAAAATCGCTTTTAATAAAGGGTATGTTTCCCGGACTGGAGCTTACCAACGACGATGAAGGAATAAATGTACGGCCTCTTCCTCTGCTGAAGAATTTAGACAAGGGTTTTTTCAGCAGCCATACTTATCATGTGGATGTAAGATTTGAATCTGCTTTTACACAAATGCATGTTCTGGTTGATGCTATTAAAAGGGCTATAGAACAAGATAAAAGGGTTATAGTTGAGCATTTTGATATAATTTACCCCCATCTTGGGCTTAATGCGGAAGTGCTTATAGGTATAGGAGAAGAAGTAATTGTAACAAGGCCGAATATTTTTGGTCCTCAACCAAAAGATATCGCCGACATTGTTTATAAATCCATAAAGTACAGAAGAATGGCTCATACTGCTGAAGACCTTACATGCAAGATACTGGAAGAAAAATTTGGATTCCCTCACGCACAGAACCATAGTGATGTAAAGCATGGTTTTGTACTGGAATTCAGTGAAAAGCCTGAAATAGATCTTGAACTGTTGGAGAGACTGGTGAAAAAATATATAGAAGATGAAGTTGACATAAGTTTTATGGATGAGAATCATATACGGATAGGAGAGAATGAGAAATTCCACTGTACCGGTCCTCGTATTCATGTAAGGAATACAGGAGAAATAATAAACTTCAGGTTATTGAAAGAGTTCAAGTATGATCCCATATCCAGACAATATGCCCTTGTGGGGCTTGTTGGCAGCGAAAAAAGCGTGGATATAGGAGATTTAAATAAGATAGTGCTATTAAGCGCTATGAGGAAGTGCAATAAGATATAA
- a CDS encoding DMT family transporter, translating into MDKGNNVSKTGYLCLLNTVILFSTFEVVGKTLVGAVNPFFTSFVRFLVGGLVLFLLLLVKKDISISRKDLIYAIGVGIINVSFSMNLLQFSLSQPGAQASIIAVIFSCNPIFVSVFSAIMDKEKFGIEKLLGLLIGIAGIFIIFSKNIGIGSIEYKGPLLALLAAILFGIYTVLGRRVSVKIGSLKMNAYSFIGGSLAMIPVLFFIDSPITSFDIIVFLKLAYLAVFVTGLAYFTYFIGLSLAGASKGSLVFFLKPVFSILFAMLLLGEEPYAEFFIGTGLIILGIAIIVYWDGICKLIRPSKTRGLN; encoded by the coding sequence ATGGACAAAGGTAACAATGTTAGTAAAACAGGATATTTATGCCTTCTAAACACAGTAATACTTTTTAGTACATTTGAGGTTGTCGGTAAGACGCTGGTAGGCGCGGTAAATCCTTTTTTTACCAGTTTTGTAAGATTTTTGGTAGGCGGATTGGTTCTTTTTTTGCTGTTATTGGTAAAAAAAGATATTAGTATAAGCAGAAAAGATTTAATTTATGCAATAGGAGTAGGAATTATCAATGTTTCATTCAGTATGAACCTGCTTCAGTTTAGTCTCAGCCAGCCAGGCGCCCAGGCTTCCATTATAGCTGTAATATTCAGCTGTAATCCTATTTTTGTATCGGTATTTTCTGCGATTATGGACAAGGAAAAATTCGGGATTGAAAAATTATTGGGTTTACTTATTGGAATAGCAGGTATTTTTATAATTTTTTCAAAGAATATAGGAATTGGAAGCATAGAATATAAAGGACCACTCCTTGCATTGCTGGCAGCAATTTTATTTGGTATATACACAGTGCTTGGAAGGAGAGTGTCAGTAAAGATTGGCAGTTTGAAAATGAATGCGTACTCATTTATAGGCGGAAGTCTTGCAATGATTCCAGTACTGTTTTTTATTGACAGTCCAATAACAAGTTTTGATATTATTGTATTTTTAAAACTTGCTTATCTTGCGGTGTTTGTAACCGGACTTGCATACTTTACATATTTTATAGGATTATCTCTTGCTGGTGCCAGTAAAGGTTCTCTTGTATTCTTTTTAAAACCTGTATTTTCCATCCTGTTTGCAATGCTTCTTCTTGGCGAAGAACCCTATGCTGAATTTTTTATTGGTACTGGACTGATAATTCTTGGTATAGCCATAATTGTATACTGGGATGGTATATGTAAGTTAATAAGACCTTCTAAAACCAGGGGTTTGAATTAA
- the thpR gene encoding RNA 2',3'-cyclic phosphodiesterase, with translation MERGDGSIRTVPMLPDMRFNMRLFIAINFDNNTKTCLYNIGQKLKELSVKGNYTLWENYHLTVVFIGETSKVNDIKQAMDSIDAPRFNLDLKGFGSFHRTGGDIFWIGVEENKNLVKIYSQICDELVMRGINVEKREYKPHITLGREIVLKYGFDRKEFSKSINPITIQVDKISLMKSERINGKLTYTEIYSKALDFPY, from the coding sequence GTGGAAAGAGGAGATGGAAGCATAAGAACCGTCCCCATGCTTCCAGATATGAGGTTTAATATGCGGCTCTTTATTGCAATAAACTTTGATAATAATACAAAAACCTGTCTTTATAATATAGGGCAGAAGTTGAAGGAACTTTCTGTAAAGGGCAATTATACCTTATGGGAGAACTACCATCTGACTGTAGTTTTTATAGGTGAAACATCAAAAGTCAATGATATTAAGCAAGCCATGGACAGTATTGATGCACCGAGGTTTAATCTTGATTTAAAGGGATTTGGAAGCTTCCACCGTACTGGAGGAGATATATTCTGGATAGGTGTCGAAGAAAACAAGAATCTTGTAAAAATATACAGTCAGATTTGTGATGAACTTGTCATGAGAGGAATAAATGTTGAGAAGCGGGAATATAAACCTCATATAACATTAGGCAGAGAAATAGTTTTAAAATATGGTTTTGACAGAAAAGAATTTTCAAAATCAATTAATCCCATAACCATTCAAGTAGATAAGATAAGCCTTATGAAATCTGAAAGAATTAACGGAAAGCTCACGTATACGGAGATTTATTCAAAAGCCCTGGATTTTCCCTATTGA